In Prunus dulcis chromosome 1, ALMONDv2, whole genome shotgun sequence, the following are encoded in one genomic region:
- the LOC117615426 gene encoding glucose-6-phosphate isomerase, cytosolic-like, which yields MLQGMQLYTLMGKMWSQIWEVLDKIQKFSESIRSGFWVGATGKALKDVIAVGISGSFLGPLQTDAEELFNEHKDQFSPI from the exons ATGCTCCAAGGGATGCAGTTATACACACTGATGGGAAAAATGTGGTCCCAGATTTGGGAAGTTCTGGACAAGATCCAAAAGTTTTCTGAGAGTATTCGAAGTGGATTTTGG GTTGGTGCCACAGGAAAAGCCCTGAAGGATGTCATTGCTGTTGGTATCAGCGGCAGCTTCTTAGGTCCTCTTCAAACAG ACGCTGAAGAACTGTTCAACGAGCATAAAGATCAATTTTCTCCGATATGA
- the LOC117614144 gene encoding BURP domain protein RD22, translating to MGFRLPHIFAFLTLTLVASHAALPPQLYWNSVLPNTQMPKSISELLQPDFAEEKGTTVGVGKGGVNVQAGKGKPGGGTNVNVGGKGGGVGVTTGKPGGGTNVGVGKGGVAVNTGHKGKPVYVGVKPGPNPFDYEYAATETQLHGNRNAAIFFSEKDIRPGTSMTLTFSGNSNTAAFVPRKTADSIPFSSNKLPEIFSQFSVKPESVEADIIKGTIEECESSGIRGEEKYCATSLESMVDFSTSKLGGNIQAISTEAEKGATLQKYTIIPGVKKLAAGKSVVCHKQTYPYAVFYCHATKTTRAYVVPLKGADGLEAKAVAVCHTDTSEWNPKHLAFQVLKVKPGTVPVCHFLPKDHIVWVPKKST from the exons ATGGGTTTTCGTCTTCCTCACATCTTTGCTTTTCTCACT CTCACACTGGTGGCAAGCCATGCTGCTCTACCACCTCAGCTTTACTGGAACTCTGTCTTGCCAAACACTCAAATGCCAAAATCCATCAGTGAACTTCTCCAGCCTG ACTTTGCTGAAGAAAAGGGCACCACTGTCGGCGTTGGGAAGGGAGGGGTGAATGTCCAAGCCGGGAAAGGGAAGCCAGGTGGCGGCACCAACGTGAATGTCGGAGGCAAAGGCGGTGGTGTCGGGGTGACCACCGGGAAGCCTGGAGGAGGAACCAACGTTGGTGTTGGCAAAGGAGGAGTGGCTGTGAACACAGGGCACAAGGGAAAGCCTGTGTATGTTGGAGTGAAGCCAGGACCAAACCCTTTCGACTACGAATATGCAGCCACTGAGACTCAGCTACATGGAAATCGAAACGCAGCTATTTTCTTCTCGGAGAAGGACATACGTCCTGGCACAAGCATGACCTTGACGTTCTCTGGAAACTCAAACACCGCGGCTTTCGTGCCACGCAAAACAGCGGATTCCATCCCCTTCTCGTCCAACAAGCTGCCAGAGATTTTCAGCCAGTTTTCGGTGAAGCCGGAGTCTGTGGAAGCTGATATAATCAAGGGGACAATTGAAGAGTGTGAGAGCTCAGGCATCAGAGGAGAGGAGAAGTATTGTGCTACCTCTTTGGAGTCAATGGTTGACTTCAGCACTTCCAAGCTTGGAGGAAACATTCAAGCAATCTCAACAGAGGCAGAGAAAGGAGCCACGTTGCAGAAGTACACTATTATCCCTGGAGTGAAGAAGCTGGCAGCTGGTAAATCAGTTGTGTGCCACAAGCAGACCTATCCTTATGCTGTTTTCTACTGCCatgcaacaaaaacaacaagagcTTACGTGGTGCCTCTGAAGGGTGCTGATGGGTTGGAGGCTAAAGCAGTAGCAGTTTGCCACACAGACACATCAGAGTGGAACCCAAAGCATTTGGCCTTCCAAGTGCTAAAAGTTAAGCCAGGAACCGTTCCCGTCTGCCATTTCCTTCCGAAAGATCACATTGTCTGGGTTCCAAAGAAATCTACATGA